In one Streptomyces sp. T12 genomic region, the following are encoded:
- a CDS encoding serine/threonine-protein kinase — translation MARKIGSRYTANQILGRGSAGTVWLGEGPEGPVAIKLLREDLASDQELVGRFVQERTALLGLEHPHVVSVRDLVVDGNDLALVMDLVRGTDLRTRLDRDRRLSPEAAVAIVADIADGLAAAHAAGVVHRDVKPENVLLDMQGPLGPGGSHPALLTDFGVAKLIDSPRRTRATKIIGTPDYLAPEIVEGLPPRAAVDIYALATVLYELLAGFTPFGGGHPGAVLRRHVTESVAPLPGIPDELWQLIVQCLAKAPASRLRASELGARLRELLPLVAGMPPLDVDEPDVEPAEEEAPAAEAAAPVGERVRRRGAVPLVPGAKPADSNRDTHTSMRVPAPDELAGGARGTARVPRATGAPRPGSARHRAVTRRRRVVLGAAAVALVAAAGVGTWLVTSEDDAAVTPQDTNNSAPATP, via the coding sequence TTGGCACGGAAGATCGGCAGCCGGTACACCGCCAACCAGATCCTGGGGCGGGGCAGCGCCGGCACGGTGTGGCTGGGTGAGGGGCCCGAGGGGCCCGTCGCCATCAAGCTGCTGCGCGAGGATCTCGCGTCCGACCAGGAACTCGTCGGACGCTTCGTGCAGGAGCGCACGGCGCTGCTCGGCCTCGAGCACCCGCACGTGGTCTCCGTACGCGACCTGGTGGTCGACGGCAACGACCTCGCGCTGGTCATGGACCTCGTCCGCGGCACCGACCTGCGCACCCGGCTCGACCGTGACCGGCGGCTCTCGCCCGAGGCGGCGGTGGCGATCGTGGCGGACATCGCGGACGGGCTGGCGGCGGCGCATGCGGCCGGCGTCGTGCACCGGGACGTGAAGCCGGAGAACGTGCTGCTCGACATGCAGGGGCCGCTGGGGCCGGGCGGCTCTCATCCGGCGCTGCTGACGGACTTCGGTGTGGCGAAACTCATCGACTCGCCGCGCCGTACCCGCGCCACGAAGATCATCGGGACGCCGGACTACCTGGCGCCGGAGATCGTGGAGGGCCTGCCGCCCCGGGCGGCGGTCGACATCTACGCCCTCGCCACGGTGCTGTACGAGCTGCTGGCGGGCTTCACGCCGTTCGGCGGAGGCCACCCGGGCGCGGTGCTGCGCCGCCACGTCACGGAGTCGGTGGCCCCGCTGCCCGGGATCCCCGACGAGCTGTGGCAGCTGATCGTGCAGTGCCTCGCGAAGGCGCCGGCCTCGCGGTTGCGGGCGTCGGAGCTGGGGGCGCGGCTGCGCGAGCTGCTGCCGCTGGTGGCCGGGATGCCGCCGCTGGACGTGGACGAGCCGGATGTGGAGCCGGCGGAAGAAGAGGCTCCGGCTGCTGAGGCGGCGGCGCCGGTGGGGGAGCGGGTGCGGCGGCGGGGGGCGGTGCCGCTGGTGCCGGGGGCGAAGCCGGCCGACTCCAACCGGGACACGCATACGTCGATGAGGGTGCCGGCGCCCGACGAGCTGGCGGGCGGGGCGCGCGGGACGGCTCGGGTGCCGAGGGCGACGGGTGCGCCGCGTCCGGGCTCGGCCCGGCATCGGGCGGTGACTCGGCGGCGGCGGGTGGTGTTGGGCGCGGCGGCGGTGGCGCTGGTGGCGGCGGCCGGGGTGGGCACATGGCTGGTGACGTCGGAGGACGACGCCGCGGTGACGCCCCAGGACACCAACAACTCGGCCCCGGCGACCCCGTAG
- a CDS encoding serine/threonine-protein kinase yields MRPVGSKYFLEEPLGRGATGTVWRARQRETAGAEAAVQGQPGETVAIKVLKEELASDADIVMRFLRERSVLLRLTHPNIVRVRDLVVEGELLALVMDLVEGPDLHRYLRENGPFTPVAAALLTAQIADALAASHADGVVHRDLKPANVLLQQNGGQMHPLLTDFGIARLADSPGLTRTHEFVGTPAYVAPESAEGRPQTSAVDIYGAGILLYELVTGRPPFGGGSALEVLHQHLSAEPRRPSTVPDPLWTVIERCLRKNPDERPSAENLARGLRVVAEGIGVHANSAQIAAAEGVAALLAPDPAPATVPGSADPTQVLPHGAAPGAYDPNGATSVLPHTGAPGPAGAADPTAVLPNTGGRGAADPTAVMPPMPPGQPGQQPGGPGPEEPHPWQNQLRAARDRNEQTQVQYLDPNQDPLRRRPQRQVARPQQQPQQRPPQGRQQGYGHPQQHQPQPYAPPRQPQQQPQRYAPPPAPEPQRPQREPRQPRQRSANPMRIPGLGCLKGCLFTIVILFVAGWLIWELSPLQEWIGTGKSYWAQLSDWFSTVSGWIGDLGGSGGGSGTN; encoded by the coding sequence GTGCGGCCGGTAGGCAGCAAGTACTTCCTCGAGGAGCCGCTCGGTCGCGGCGCCACGGGGACCGTCTGGCGAGCCCGCCAGCGGGAGACCGCAGGCGCCGAGGCGGCCGTGCAGGGGCAGCCCGGCGAGACCGTCGCGATCAAGGTCCTCAAGGAGGAGCTCGCCAGCGACGCGGACATCGTCATGCGGTTCCTGCGGGAGCGCTCCGTCCTGCTGCGCCTGACCCACCCGAACATCGTCCGGGTGCGTGACCTGGTGGTCGAGGGCGAGCTGCTGGCCCTGGTCATGGACCTCGTCGAGGGCCCCGACCTGCACCGCTACCTGCGCGAGAACGGCCCCTTCACCCCGGTCGCCGCCGCCCTGCTCACCGCGCAGATCGCGGACGCGCTGGCCGCCAGCCACGCCGACGGCGTCGTCCACCGCGACCTGAAGCCCGCCAACGTCCTGCTCCAGCAGAACGGCGGCCAGATGCACCCGCTGCTGACCGACTTCGGCATCGCCCGCCTCGCCGACTCCCCGGGCCTGACCCGCACCCATGAGTTCGTCGGCACGCCCGCGTACGTCGCCCCCGAGTCCGCCGAGGGCCGCCCGCAGACCTCCGCCGTCGACATCTACGGCGCCGGAATCCTCCTCTACGAGCTGGTCACCGGCCGCCCGCCGTTCGGCGGCGGCTCCGCCCTGGAGGTCCTGCACCAGCACCTGAGCGCCGAACCGCGCCGCCCGTCCACGGTCCCCGACCCGCTCTGGACGGTCATAGAGCGCTGCCTGCGCAAGAACCCCGACGAACGGCCCAGCGCCGAGAACCTCGCCCGCGGCCTGCGCGTCGTAGCCGAGGGCATCGGCGTGCACGCGAACTCCGCGCAGATCGCCGCGGCCGAGGGCGTCGCCGCACTGCTCGCCCCCGACCCCGCCCCGGCCACCGTGCCGGGCTCGGCCGACCCCACGCAGGTGCTGCCGCACGGCGCGGCCCCCGGGGCGTACGACCCGAACGGAGCGACCAGCGTCCTGCCGCACACCGGCGCCCCCGGCCCGGCCGGCGCCGCCGACCCCACGGCCGTACTGCCGAACACGGGTGGTCGCGGCGCCGCCGACCCGACCGCCGTCATGCCGCCGATGCCGCCGGGACAGCCCGGCCAGCAGCCCGGCGGGCCCGGCCCCGAGGAGCCGCACCCCTGGCAGAACCAGCTGCGCGCCGCCCGGGACCGCAACGAACAGACGCAGGTCCAGTACCTCGACCCCAACCAGGACCCGCTGCGCCGCCGCCCCCAGCGGCAGGTCGCCCGCCCGCAGCAGCAGCCGCAGCAGCGGCCTCCGCAGGGCCGGCAGCAGGGGTACGGCCATCCCCAGCAGCACCAGCCGCAGCCGTACGCCCCACCGCGCCAGCCGCAGCAGCAGCCGCAGCGGTACGCCCCGCCGCCCGCGCCGGAGCCCCAGCGGCCCCAGCGCGAGCCGCGTCAGCCGCGCCAGCGCAGCGCCAACCCGATGCGGATCCCCGGGCTCGGCTGCCTCAAGGGATGCCTGTTCACGATCGTCATCCTCTTCGTCGCCGGCTGGCTCATCTGGGAGCTCAGCCCGCTGCAGGAGTGGATCGGCACGGGCAAGAGCTACTGGGCCCAGCTCAGCGACTGGTTCAGCACCGTGAGCGGGTGGATCGGGGACCTGGGCGGCTCCGGCGGAGGCTCGGGCACCAACTGA
- a CDS encoding FHA domain-containing protein, which yields MQIRLTVVDPLAPPAPVRGRAASCDVLVTAPAGTALAAVASALASAVSGGDGPVVLYAGAERLDDRRSTLGEPPLIDGAVLSLGAPAAPEPHPELDDAPTQLHVVAGPDAGGVHLLHGGEIRIGRSADADVPLDDPDVSRLHCAVTVAADGHVSVTDLDSTNGTTLDGTRVTARPVRFAPGALLRIGESALRLAPAGGPGARVATEPDGEGHVRVPAGGDPGRDAEAQVDGRAASGVGAGSSSRAGAAVSHARVADGGDATGAARGRSAAQEHGPGEPPVVPVQGGAPRIESDGGSERAVPGPRGGDTHGAGFEVGALGGDAGGHGGAAGAGGHGGVGADHASGDGDREGIPANGGSSRKGTPLRGTDVPQGVRRRGGLTAWARRLAGGRGEQGATARRGTYDDDELPEATEPPSAANGPRLPEAWPDPASLLLTALGPGPRLWERAPGHPEALTVRLGTADRAAPDGSGLLPAVPVTADLREVGALGLAGPRERLAGLARAVLAQLAALHSPDALELVLISADRSRPPAERTAEWAWLGWLPHVRPGHAQDCRLLLAYDREQATARTEELLRRLEDLSPQTRGAGAGGSSAEGRTTGTASAVPDGCAVRRPSWARDDDPADGADGFAGPYTVVVVDGDPGGADVREAVARLALEGPRAGIHVVCLAETASASPASPVTETYEAACTVSPVFRECGAVALLSGDVATALRLMRVARAGAAGSAVETSPRTTDASRPGAAHQGTDGCATTTPAPAPSHGPIGHGTVAAVDAVSLAWAERFARALAPLRPEGGGGERHARVSVPLPQAARLLDELGLARATPASLMARWADAADDAEALGGRVCAVLGAGPRGPVSADLGADGPHLLIEGPPGSGRTELLRAVVASLAAAERPDRLGVVLIDGRDSVGAGGGHGDGLRVCTDVPHVTTHLTANDPVRMREFAQSLSAELKRRAELLGRSDFAEWHTGRELSGRMVAQRAAGGGSGAGVGTGAGDLTGDLDSPPSSTIRLRPGAARRQAEAEAVPPLPRLVVVVDDLDALISPALGSTGRPAAGSVIRALEAVAREGERLGVHLVAAAGIGGRTAESEPVRLATLRVTLDAVAAGPDEPAPGRGRLAWADGRVVPFQGGRVTGRIPRTATLRPTVVPLEWHRMGDPPARRPVRELGNGPTDLALLASALERAAREVSATEVPSLL from the coding sequence ATGCAGATCCGGCTGACCGTCGTAGACCCGCTGGCCCCGCCTGCCCCGGTGCGAGGCCGCGCCGCGAGCTGCGACGTGCTGGTCACGGCGCCCGCGGGTACCGCCCTGGCCGCGGTGGCGTCGGCGCTCGCCTCGGCGGTGTCCGGGGGCGACGGCCCGGTCGTGCTGTACGCGGGCGCGGAGCGGCTCGACGACCGGCGCAGCACACTCGGCGAACCCCCGCTGATAGACGGTGCGGTGCTGTCCCTGGGCGCCCCGGCGGCACCCGAGCCCCATCCCGAGCTGGACGACGCCCCGACCCAGCTCCATGTCGTGGCCGGCCCTGACGCCGGCGGGGTCCACCTGCTGCACGGCGGCGAGATCCGCATCGGCCGCTCCGCCGACGCGGACGTCCCGCTCGACGACCCGGACGTCTCCCGGCTGCACTGCGCGGTCACGGTCGCCGCCGACGGCCACGTCTCGGTCACCGACCTCGACTCCACGAACGGCACCACGCTGGACGGCACCCGTGTGACCGCCCGCCCGGTGCGGTTCGCGCCGGGGGCGCTGCTGCGGATCGGCGAGTCGGCCCTGCGGCTGGCTCCGGCCGGGGGGCCGGGGGCGCGGGTGGCGACGGAGCCGGACGGGGAGGGGCATGTACGGGTCCCTGCCGGGGGCGACCCGGGACGGGACGCGGAGGCGCAGGTCGACGGGCGGGCCGCGTCGGGCGTCGGGGCGGGCAGCTCTTCGCGGGCCGGCGCGGCGGTGTCTCACGCGCGTGTGGCGGACGGTGGCGACGCGACCGGGGCCGCCAGAGGCCGGTCGGCCGCTCAGGAGCACGGTCCGGGCGAGCCGCCCGTCGTGCCGGTGCAGGGCGGGGCACCACGGATCGAAAGCGACGGCGGGTCCGAGCGGGCGGTTCCGGGACCGCGCGGCGGCGACACCCACGGCGCGGGCTTCGAGGTGGGCGCGCTCGGCGGGGACGCCGGGGGTCACGGCGGTGCGGCGGGCGCCGGGGGGCACGGCGGCGTCGGCGCCGACCACGCTTCGGGCGACGGCGACCGCGAAGGCATCCCGGCGAACGGCGGCAGCAGCCGTAAAGGCACCCCGCTCAGGGGCACCGACGTCCCGCAGGGCGTGCGCAGGCGCGGCGGGCTCACGGCGTGGGCGCGGCGGCTGGCCGGCGGGCGCGGGGAGCAGGGGGCGACGGCCCGGCGTGGGACGTACGACGACGACGAGCTGCCCGAGGCGACCGAGCCCCCCTCGGCGGCGAACGGCCCCCGGCTGCCGGAGGCCTGGCCGGACCCCGCGTCCCTGCTGCTGACGGCCCTGGGTCCCGGGCCCCGCCTGTGGGAGCGCGCGCCGGGTCACCCGGAGGCGCTCACGGTGCGGCTCGGCACCGCCGACCGGGCGGCGCCCGACGGTTCGGGACTGCTGCCCGCGGTGCCGGTGACCGCCGATCTGCGTGAGGTCGGGGCGCTGGGGCTGGCCGGTCCGCGCGAGCGGCTCGCCGGGCTGGCCCGCGCGGTGCTCGCCCAGCTCGCCGCGCTGCACTCGCCCGACGCCCTGGAGCTGGTGCTGATCAGTGCCGACCGCTCCCGTCCGCCGGCGGAGCGCACCGCCGAATGGGCCTGGCTTGGCTGGCTGCCCCATGTCCGCCCCGGGCACGCCCAGGACTGCCGCCTCCTGCTGGCCTACGACCGCGAGCAGGCCACGGCCCGCACGGAGGAGCTGCTGCGGCGCCTGGAGGACCTGTCGCCGCAGACCCGCGGCGCGGGCGCCGGGGGGAGCTCCGCCGAGGGCAGGACCACCGGCACCGCCTCCGCCGTCCCGGACGGATGTGCCGTCCGGCGGCCCTCCTGGGCGCGGGACGACGACCCGGCCGACGGGGCGGACGGATTCGCGGGGCCGTACACCGTGGTCGTCGTGGACGGCGATCCCGGGGGCGCCGACGTGCGCGAGGCGGTGGCGCGGCTGGCACTGGAGGGGCCGCGGGCCGGGATCCACGTCGTGTGCCTCGCCGAGACGGCTTCGGCGTCGCCCGCGTCGCCGGTGACGGAGACCTACGAGGCGGCGTGCACGGTGTCGCCGGTGTTCCGGGAGTGCGGTGCGGTCGCGCTGCTGAGCGGTGATGTGGCGACGGCGCTGCGGCTGATGCGGGTTGCTCGGGCCGGGGCCGCCGGAAGCGCAGTGGAGACCAGCCCGCGCACGACGGACGCATCCCGGCCAGGCGCCGCCCATCAGGGCACTGACGGCTGCGCCACCACCACCCCCGCTCCCGCTCCCAGTCACGGCCCCATCGGCCACGGCACCGTAGCCGCCGTGGACGCCGTTTCCCTCGCCTGGGCGGAGCGGTTCGCGCGGGCTCTGGCGCCGTTGCGTCCGGAGGGGGGCGGCGGGGAGCGGCACGCGCGGGTGTCCGTGCCGTTGCCTCAGGCGGCGCGGCTGCTGGACGAGTTGGGGCTGGCCCGGGCCACCCCCGCGTCGCTGATGGCGCGTTGGGCCGACGCGGCCGATGACGCGGAGGCCCTCGGCGGGCGGGTGTGCGCCGTGCTCGGGGCCGGGCCGCGCGGGCCGGTCAGCGCGGACCTCGGCGCCGACGGGCCGCACCTGCTGATCGAGGGACCGCCCGGCAGCGGGCGTACGGAGCTGCTGCGGGCCGTCGTCGCGTCGCTCGCGGCGGCCGAGCGGCCGGACCGGCTGGGCGTCGTACTGATCGACGGCCGGGACAGCGTCGGCGCGGGCGGCGGGCACGGCGACGGCCTGCGGGTCTGTACGGACGTACCCCATGTGACCACCCACCTCACCGCCAACGACCCCGTCCGCATGCGGGAGTTCGCCCAGTCGCTGAGCGCCGAGCTGAAGCGGCGCGCGGAGTTGCTCGGGCGGTCCGACTTCGCCGAGTGGCACACGGGGCGTGAGCTGTCGGGCCGGATGGTCGCGCAGCGCGCGGCGGGGGGCGGCTCCGGGGCCGGCGTCGGTACCGGGGCCGGTGACCTCACAGGGGATCTGGACTCGCCGCCCAGCTCCACGATCCGGCTGCGGCCGGGGGCGGCTCGTCGGCAGGCCGAGGCCGAGGCCGTGCCGCCGCTGCCCCGGCTCGTCGTGGTCGTCGACGACCTGGACGCGCTGATCTCGCCCGCGCTGGGGTCGACGGGCAGGCCCGCGGCGGGCTCGGTGATACGCGCGCTGGAGGCCGTGGCGCGGGAGGGCGAGCGGCTCGGGGTGCACCTGGTGGCCGCGGCGGGGATCGGGGGCCGTACGGCGGAGTCGGAGCCGGTGCGGCTGGCGACCTTGCGGGTGACGCTGGACGCGGTGGCGGCGGGGCCCGACGAACCGGCGCCGGGGCGGGGGCGGTTGGCCTGGGCGGACGGGCGCGTGGTGCCGTTCCAGGGCGGGCGGGTGACGGGGCGTATCCCGCGGACGGCGACGCTGCGGCCCACGGTCGTGCCGCTGGAGTGGCACCGCATGGGCGACCCGCCGGCCCGGCGCCCGGTCCGGGAGCTGGGCAACGGCCCGACGGATCTGGCGTTGCTGGCCAGTGCGTTGGAGAGGGCGGCGCGAGAGGTTTCGGCAACCGAGGTGCCGTCACTCCTTTGA
- a CDS encoding ABC transporter substrate-binding protein, which produces MRSTSSRNRTSRVARAAAAVLAGTLALSLTACGGGDDNDSGNEQSGSDQETGSTVTLPKLNGESLEVAAVWTGAEQENFKKVLAEFEKRTGAKVTFVPAQDPIINFLGSKVAGGQPPDIAMLPQPGAIKQAVDKKWAKPLGADAVKELQANYSQGWQDIGKVDNKQYGVYYKAANKSLIWYNAKVFENAGATEPKTWDELLSTAQTVYDSGVTPFSVGGAEGWTLTDWFENIYLSQAGPEKYDQLAKHEIKWTDASVKNALTTLAQVWGKKDYVAGGADGALQTDFPASVTQTFTGGDQPKAAMVYEGDFAQVNITQAKAKVGTDAKVFPFPAVGDTAPVVSGGDAAVILQDSKAAQALATFLASPDAATIQAKLGGYLSPNKNVDNSAYPNAVQQKIAKALIDSGDDFRFDMSDQAPQAFGGTPGKGEWKALQDFLKNPSDIAGTQRKLEADAAAAYGN; this is translated from the coding sequence ATGCGCAGCACGAGCAGCAGGAACCGGACAAGCAGGGTCGCCAGGGCCGCGGCAGCCGTACTCGCGGGCACCCTCGCGCTCTCGCTCACCGCATGCGGAGGCGGCGACGACAACGACAGCGGCAACGAACAGAGCGGCAGTGACCAGGAGACCGGAAGCACCGTCACCCTTCCCAAGCTGAACGGCGAATCCCTCGAAGTCGCCGCCGTCTGGACCGGTGCCGAGCAGGAGAACTTCAAGAAGGTCCTCGCGGAGTTCGAGAAGCGCACGGGCGCCAAGGTGACCTTCGTGCCCGCCCAGGACCCGATCATCAACTTCCTCGGCTCGAAGGTCGCGGGCGGCCAGCCGCCGGACATCGCGATGCTTCCGCAGCCCGGCGCCATAAAGCAGGCCGTCGACAAGAAGTGGGCCAAGCCCCTCGGCGCCGACGCGGTCAAGGAGTTGCAGGCGAACTACTCGCAGGGCTGGCAGGACATCGGCAAGGTCGACAACAAGCAGTACGGCGTCTACTACAAGGCCGCCAACAAGTCCCTGATCTGGTACAACGCCAAGGTCTTCGAGAACGCGGGGGCCACCGAGCCCAAGACGTGGGACGAACTGCTCAGCACTGCCCAGACCGTCTACGACTCCGGCGTCACGCCGTTCTCGGTCGGCGGCGCCGAGGGCTGGACCCTGACCGACTGGTTCGAGAACATCTACCTCTCCCAGGCCGGTCCCGAGAAGTACGACCAGTTGGCGAAGCACGAGATCAAGTGGACCGACGCGTCCGTGAAGAACGCGCTCACCACGCTCGCCCAGGTCTGGGGCAAGAAGGACTACGTGGCGGGCGGCGCCGACGGCGCGCTGCAGACCGACTTCCCGGCATCGGTCACCCAGACCTTCACCGGCGGCGACCAGCCGAAGGCTGCCATGGTCTACGAGGGCGACTTCGCGCAGGTCAACATCACACAGGCGAAGGCGAAGGTCGGCACGGACGCGAAGGTGTTCCCGTTCCCGGCCGTGGGTGACACCGCACCCGTGGTCTCCGGCGGCGACGCGGCCGTGATCCTGCAGGACTCCAAGGCCGCGCAGGCCCTGGCCACCTTCCTGGCCTCCCCGGACGCGGCGACCATCCAGGCGAAGCTGGGCGGTTACCTCTCGCCGAACAAGAACGTGGACAACTCGGCGTATCCGAACGCCGTGCAGCAGAAGATCGCCAAGGCCCTGATCGATTCGGGCGACGACTTCCGCTTCGACATGTCCGACCAGGCCCCGCAGGCCTTCGGCGGCACGCCCGGCAAGGGCGAGTGGAAGGCCCTGCAGGACTTCCTGAAGAACCCGTCGGACATCGCGGGCACACAGCGCAAGCTGGAAGCCGACGCGGCCGCGGCGTACGGAAACTGA
- a CDS encoding carbohydrate ABC transporter permease translates to MTGTRRTVAVLFLLPALVLLGALVVYPIGYSVIRSFYDQSGDGFAGFDNYEALFTDDGIRTALKNNVIWVVFAPTVATALGLIFAVLTERVRWGTAFKLVVFMPMAISMLAAGIIFRLVYDQDPDKGVANAVWVGVHDTFAQASAFPKAHPGRESPLEAAPGGGFITKAGVSAGTPVTLPLVGVAPDQMPDDAKKAVQAQPESGKVTGTTWQDFTRGKGVGTLGGVDAAELGYAGMEIEAVKDGKVVASTKAADDGTFTLPAAADGAQLRLPADNFREPYNGVDWLGPSLVTPSIIGSYIWMWAGFAMVLIAAGLAGIPRDLLEAARVDGANEWQVFRRVTVPLLAPVLAVVTVTLMINVLKVFDLVFIIAPGSSQDDANVLALELYRKGFSEDQPGIASAIAVFLLLLVIPVMWFNVRRLRREVRR, encoded by the coding sequence GTGACCGGCACCCGCAGGACGGTGGCGGTGCTGTTCCTGCTGCCCGCTCTGGTGCTGCTCGGCGCGCTCGTGGTGTACCCGATCGGGTACTCGGTCATCCGCAGCTTCTACGACCAGTCCGGCGACGGCTTCGCCGGGTTCGACAACTACGAGGCCCTCTTCACCGATGACGGCATACGCACGGCCCTGAAGAACAACGTCATCTGGGTGGTGTTCGCCCCGACGGTGGCCACCGCGCTCGGTCTGATCTTCGCGGTGCTGACCGAACGGGTGCGCTGGGGCACGGCGTTCAAGCTGGTCGTCTTCATGCCGATGGCGATCTCGATGCTGGCGGCGGGCATCATCTTCCGGCTCGTCTACGACCAGGACCCGGACAAGGGCGTCGCGAACGCGGTGTGGGTGGGTGTCCACGACACCTTCGCGCAGGCGTCCGCGTTCCCGAAGGCGCACCCGGGGCGGGAGTCTCCGCTCGAAGCGGCGCCGGGCGGCGGCTTCATCACCAAGGCCGGCGTCAGTGCCGGCACCCCGGTCACCCTGCCCCTCGTGGGCGTCGCCCCCGACCAGATGCCGGACGACGCCAAGAAGGCCGTACAGGCGCAGCCGGAGTCGGGCAAGGTCACCGGCACCACCTGGCAGGACTTCACGCGCGGCAAGGGCGTCGGCACGCTCGGCGGGGTCGACGCGGCCGAGCTGGGCTATGCCGGGATGGAGATCGAGGCCGTCAAGGACGGCAAGGTCGTGGCTTCCACGAAGGCCGCCGACGACGGCACGTTCACGCTGCCGGCCGCCGCCGACGGGGCCCAGCTGCGGCTCCCGGCGGACAACTTCAGGGAGCCGTACAACGGCGTGGACTGGCTCGGCCCGTCCCTGGTCACGCCGTCCATCATCGGGTCGTACATCTGGATGTGGGCCGGTTTCGCGATGGTGCTGATCGCGGCCGGGCTCGCGGGCATCCCCCGGGATCTGCTGGAGGCGGCCCGGGTGGACGGCGCCAACGAGTGGCAGGTGTTCCGCAGGGTCACGGTGCCGCTGTTGGCACCCGTCCTCGCGGTGGTCACCGTCACCCTGATGATCAACGTGCTGAAGGTCTTCGACCTGGTCTTCATCATCGCCCCGGGCTCCTCCCAGGACGACGCGAACGTCCTCGCGCTGGAGCTGTACCGCAAGGGCTTCTCCGAGGACCAGCCGGGCATCGCCAGCGCCATCGCGGTGTTCCTGCTGCTGCTCGTGATCCCGGTGATGTGGTTCAACGTCCGTAGGCTGCGGCGGGAGGTGCGGCGATGA
- a CDS encoding carbohydrate ABC transporter permease codes for MSTDVGGLRKGAPEPLTSVKAEQSLGGRLASFVSGGLVRVFLIVVGLFWLVPTIGLLLSSLRPPEEMTASGWWEVFSKPSQLTFDSYDKLLSNSDITDSILNTVLITVPATVLVVVIGSLAGYAFAWMEFPGRDWWFLGVVGLLVVPVQVALIPIAELFGNIGIFGSLTGVILFHVGFGLPFAVFLLRNFFAEIPRELLEAARLDGAGELRLFFRVVMPLGGPAIAALGIFQFLWVWNDMLVALIFTDSGSQPITVALQTQVRQFGNNIDVLAPGAFISMVIPLVVFFAFQRQFVSGVMAGAVK; via the coding sequence ATGAGTACCGACGTCGGCGGGCTCAGGAAGGGGGCGCCCGAGCCCCTCACCTCCGTCAAGGCCGAGCAGTCCCTCGGCGGCCGGCTGGCCTCGTTCGTCAGTGGCGGGCTGGTGCGGGTGTTCCTGATCGTCGTGGGCCTGTTCTGGCTGGTCCCGACGATCGGGCTGCTGCTGTCCTCCCTGCGGCCGCCGGAGGAGATGACCGCGAGCGGCTGGTGGGAGGTCTTCAGCAAGCCCTCCCAACTCACCTTCGACAGCTACGACAAGCTCCTGAGCAACAGCGACATCACCGACTCGATCCTCAACACCGTGCTGATCACGGTCCCGGCGACGGTCCTCGTCGTCGTCATCGGCTCGCTCGCGGGGTACGCGTTCGCGTGGATGGAGTTCCCGGGCCGCGACTGGTGGTTCCTGGGCGTGGTCGGCCTGTTGGTCGTGCCGGTGCAGGTGGCGCTGATCCCGATCGCCGAACTGTTCGGCAACATCGGCATCTTCGGGTCTTTGACCGGCGTGATCCTCTTCCACGTCGGCTTCGGTCTGCCGTTCGCGGTGTTCCTGCTGCGGAACTTCTTCGCGGAGATCCCGAGGGAACTGCTGGAGGCGGCCCGCCTGGACGGCGCCGGTGAACTGCGCCTGTTCTTCCGCGTCGTGATGCCGCTCGGCGGTCCGGCGATCGCCGCGCTCGGCATCTTCCAGTTCCTGTGGGTGTGGAACGACATGCTGGTCGCCCTGATCTTCACGGACTCCGGGAGTCAGCCGATCACGGTCGCCCTGCAGACGCAGGTGCGCCAGTTCGGCAACAACATCGACGTCCTGGCACCAGGCGCGTTCATCTCCATGGTGATCCCGCTGGTCGTGTTCTTCGCGTTCCAGCGGCAGTTCGTGTCCGGTGTGATGGCGGGCGCGGTCAAGTAG